A region from the Triplophysa rosa linkage group LG4, Trosa_1v2, whole genome shotgun sequence genome encodes:
- the LOC130552635 gene encoding uncharacterized protein LOC130552635 has product MLKHDTDFSDLLWLNSATRTHLQAVTSEWLSLTLGVSTSYPLSARSSPVPPTPPPLPISLHCTSPQPPALPVRKFTPSPQNPSSKYSPVQSQRPITESSEMYLYSNEHYRHSLTARDITEAFGSPQKLISNHNQERKMPRGKNLLGDLCAKETFFRHYDPSSEPDPYDQLKFLTCQLHNELEVRFANQSTNKGKQEVLLDWPVCDEAPSVRPNQEYENKDHEIYKKKAEEQCSVILSEMSTFHGPVAEIDWERLPELYIREEDDEIIHRSEAGSSYVAQHSCFTSSNSPTHNSSLTLSTSFSQHIESSISTLHSSSLPAVKAILCASPPSSPLATSLSLVPIASSTLPSSSLPSPSDSPLPLLSHSSPPTSPPLSPLNSPSPHPSSPPALTLNMSYSPPSSPPLLLSSVHPQPCSPQIPTSSSALPHISPSPPSPPLSPIPSSHPPLYSSCQPLLPTIPASPPSSPSPPPSLPQSSSDHTQSSEILPPPSSAPHCVASSPHSSAQSSFLPLSPRSQPRSPKIKTVYNQDVVVDGKPPRSPISTRRRCLSPSLSPSRARRVGWSVL; this is encoded by the exons ATGCTCAAGCACGACACAGACTTCTCAGATTTGCTGTGGCTCAACTCGGCCACTAGGACTCACCTCCAAGCAGTCACTAGCGAATGGCTATCTCTCACACTGGGTGTCTCCACCTCATACCCATTGTCTGCCCGCAGCAGTCCAGTTCCTCCCACCCCTCCTCCTTTACCCATCAGCCTACATTGCACAAGCCCTCAACCCCCTGCCCTACCTGTGAGGAAGTTCACTCCATCACCACAAAACCCCTCCTCAAAATATTCCCCTGTACAGAGCCAAAGACCAATCACAGAGTCCTCAGAAATGTATCTATATTCCAATGAACACTACAGGCATAGCCTTACAGCTCGAGATATAACTGAAGCTTTTGGTTCACCTCAGAAACTGATCTCAAATCATAATCAGGAGCGAAAGATGCCTCGTGGTAAAAATCTGTTAGGTGATTTGTGTGCAAAGGAGACATTTTTTAGACACTATGACCCATCGAGCGAGCCTGATCCATATGACCAGCTTAAGTTTCTTACATGTCAGCTTCACAATGAGCTTGAAGTCAGATTCGCCAACCAATCAACAAATAAAGGCAAACAAGAGGTATTACTGGATTGGCCGGTATGCGATGAGGCTCCGTCTGTGCGTCCCAACCAAGAATATGAAAATAAAGATCATGAGATCTACAAGAAAAAAGCTGAGGAGCAGTGTTCAGTCATTTTGAGTGAGATGTCAACCTTTCATGGTCCAGTAGCTGAGATAGATTGGGAGAGACTTCCCGAGTTGTACATACGGGAAGAAGATGATGAAATAATCCACAGATCAGAG GCTGGCTCCTCATATGTTGCACAGCACAGTTGCTTCACCTCCTCCAATTCCCCCACTCATAATTCCTCTCTTACTCTTTCCACTAGTTTTTCTCAACACATTGAATCATCCATCTCTACTCTTCACTCCTCATCTCTGCCTGCTGTAAAAGCCATTCTATGTGCATCACCCCCTTCATCTCCTCTTGCTACATCTCTTTCTTTGGTACCCATTGCTTCCTCCACCCTTCCATCCTCCTCTTTACCCTCCCCTTCAGACTCTCCTCTGCCTCTTTTATCTCATTCCTCTCCCCCTACTTCACCTCCTCTGTCTCCTTTAAACTCTCCATCCCCACATCCTTCTTCACCTCCTGCATTAACCCTTAACATGTCTTATTCTCCACCTTCCTCTCCACCCCTCCTTCTTTCTTCTGTCCATCCTCAACCTTGCTCACCTCAAATCCCCACCTCCAGCTCTGCTCTTCCCCATATCTCTCCAAGTCCTCCGTCTCCTCCTTTATCTCCAATTCCTTCGTCTCATCCTCCTCTTTATTCTTCCTGCCAGCCTCTCCTACCAACCATCCCCGCTTCCCCACCCTCTTCTCCCTCTCCTCCTCCATCCTTACCCCAATCTTCCTCAGATCACACTCAATCCTCTGAGATTCTACCACCTCCTTCATCGGCTCCACATTGTGTTGCTTCTTCTCCTCACTCCTCTGCACAGTCCTCTTttcttcctctctcccctcgTTCACAGCCTCGCTCTCCTAAGATCAAG